From the Clostridium putrefaciens genome, one window contains:
- a CDS encoding class I SAM-dependent methyltransferase, with translation MEDAKKEKVKVLDIGFGTGILTKKLYDDGYEIYGIDFSERMIEIAKEKMPLAKLFQYDFSKGLPKELEDVKFDYIISTYAMHHLEDKDKIKFVNKLDKHLSNNGEIIIGDVAFETRELLEQCKIGSGDYWDDEEIYIVFDELKESFPKNNITFIFISHCAGIIQYKRLL, from the coding sequence ATAGAAGACGCTAAGAAAGAAAAAGTAAAAGTATTGGATATTGGATTTGGTACAGGAATATTAACAAAAAAACTGTATGATGATGGATATGAGATATATGGGATTGACTTCTCGGAAAGAATGATAGAAATAGCAAAAGAAAAAATGCCTTTAGCTAAGTTATTTCAATATGATTTTTCTAAAGGTTTACCGAAAGAACTGGAAGATGTAAAGTTTGATTATATTATAAGTACTTACGCAATGCATCATTTAGAAGATAAAGATAAAATTAAGTTTGTTAATAAATTAGATAAACATCTCTCTAATAATGGCGAGATTATTATTGGAGATGTAGCATTTGAAACGAGAGAGTTACTAGAGCAGTGTAAAATAGGTTCTGGTGATTATTGGGATGATGAAGAAATATATATTGTATTTGACGAGTTAAAAGAATCTTTCCCTAAAAACAATATAACTTTCATATTTATATCTCATTGTGCAGGAATTATTCAGTATAAAAGACTGTTATAG
- a CDS encoding acyl-CoA dehydratase activase: MHYIGIDIGSTASKVAVFCHEELVETFMIPTGWSSVKTAEEIKNHLESKNYVENSYIVATGYGRVSVPYADKAVTEITCHGKGANYIINKDCTVIDIGGQDTKIITIRNGKVTSFTMNDKCAAGTGRFLEMMANTLGLDLMEMSKLSKYGSGISISSMCTVFAESEVISLIGSGERRENIAFAVIESISGKVNSLCQKHGRDENYFLSGGLSENTYLIDSLAKRLGKNVETSKLGRYAGAIGAAIVAKETSDKLN; this comes from the coding sequence ATGCATTATATTGGTATAGATATAGGATCTACAGCTTCTAAGGTTGCTGTATTTTGTCATGAAGAGCTAGTGGAAACATTTATGATTCCAACGGGTTGGAGTAGCGTGAAAACTGCAGAAGAGATAAAAAATCATCTAGAAAGTAAGAACTATGTAGAAAATTCATATATTGTGGCTACGGGTTATGGTAGAGTTTCTGTGCCTTATGCAGACAAAGCTGTAACGGAAATAACTTGTCATGGCAAGGGAGCAAACTACATTATTAATAAGGACTGTACTGTAATCGATATCGGTGGCCAAGATACTAAGATAATAACAATAAGAAATGGTAAGGTTACAAGCTTTACCATGAATGATAAGTGTGCTGCAGGTACAGGAAGATTCTTAGAGATGATGGCAAATACCTTAGGCCTTGATCTTATGGAAATGAGTAAACTTTCTAAATATGGATCAGGAATAAGCATTAGTTCTATGTGCACTGTTTTTGCAGAATCTGAGGTTATAAGTCTTATAGGCAGTGGTGAAAGGAGAGAAAATATTGCCTTTGCCGTCATTGAATCTATTTCAGGAAAGGTAAACTCTTTATGCCAAAAGCATGGAAGGGATGAAAACTACTTTTTAAGTGGAGGGCTTTCAGAAAATACATATCTCATAGATAGTCTTGCAAAAAGGCTGGGGAAAAATGTAGAAACTAGTAAGCTAGGACGATATGCAGGAGCCATAGGTGCAGCTATTGTAGCAAAAGAAACAAGTGATAAGTTAAATTAG
- a CDS encoding double-cubane-cluster-containing anaerobic reductase gives MADYREMWGKLDMDLEKHDKLCAALPEMFGSVYLTQENRPEGMNYFNFVFSEVHGLRIKELEDHKKQGGKVLGTFCVFVPDEVILAANAISVGLCAGSQFWVEDGEKHLPRNLCPLIKAFVGAKVSGTCPYFQSCDMVIGETTCDGKKKAWEILSDYVPVHVMDLPQMKRNKDYSMWMEEIKLFIDEVEKLTGNKVTVESLKEGIDVCNKKRRALKRLYDLRKVTPSPITGLDSLLISQIAFNDDPKRFTEELNKLCDELDERVKQGKPEGKKRIMITGTPMAIPNWKLHSIIESLPAEVVVEETCTGTRYFENEVNQKGDTIEELITNLADRYLNINCACFTPNEGRIDDILRYVKEYNIDGVVYSNLSFCHTYSVEYNRVEKALKEAGIPMINIETDYSTEDSGQIKTRVEAFIEMI, from the coding sequence ATGGCAGATTACAGAGAGATGTGGGGCAAGTTAGACATGGATTTAGAAAAGCATGATAAGCTTTGTGCAGCCTTACCTGAAATGTTTGGAAGTGTATATTTAACTCAAGAAAATAGACCTGAAGGTATGAACTATTTTAACTTTGTTTTTTCAGAAGTTCATGGACTTCGGATAAAAGAACTTGAAGATCATAAAAAACAAGGCGGAAAAGTGCTTGGAACCTTTTGTGTATTTGTACCAGATGAAGTTATATTAGCAGCTAATGCTATATCTGTAGGACTTTGTGCTGGATCACAATTTTGGGTTGAAGATGGTGAAAAACATTTGCCAAGAAATCTTTGCCCTCTAATAAAGGCCTTTGTTGGTGCAAAGGTAAGTGGTACATGCCCTTACTTCCAATCTTGTGATATGGTAATTGGTGAAACTACTTGTGATGGTAAAAAGAAAGCTTGGGAAATCTTAAGTGACTATGTGCCTGTTCATGTAATGGATCTTCCACAAATGAAGAGAAATAAGGACTATAGTATGTGGATGGAAGAGATAAAATTGTTCATAGATGAGGTAGAAAAGCTTACAGGGAATAAAGTTACAGTAGAAAGTTTAAAGGAAGGTATAGATGTCTGTAATAAGAAGAGAAGAGCTCTTAAAAGACTTTATGATCTAAGAAAGGTAACACCTTCTCCTATAACTGGGCTTGATTCTCTTTTAATATCACAAATTGCATTCAATGATGATCCTAAAAGATTCACTGAAGAGTTAAATAAGCTTTGTGATGAATTAGATGAAAGAGTAAAGCAAGGCAAACCTGAAGGAAAGAAAAGAATTATGATAACAGGTACACCTATGGCTATTCCTAATTGGAAGCTTCACAGTATAATAGAAAGCCTTCCAGCAGAGGTTGTTGTAGAGGAAACTTGTACAGGTACTAGATACTTTGAAAATGAAGTAAATCAAAAAGGAGATACTATAGAAGAGTTAATAACTAATCTAGCAGACAGATACTTAAATATAAACTGTGCTTGCTTTACACCAAATGAAGGAAGAATAGATGATATATTAAGATACGTTAAAGAATACAACATAGACGGAGTGGTTTACTCAAACCTTTCATTCTGCCACACTTATTCTGTAGAATATAATAGGGTAGAAAAGGCTTTAAAAGAAGCAGGAATTCCTATGATTAATATAGAAACAGACTACTCAACAGAAGACTCAGGTCAAATAAAAACAAGAGTGGAAGCCTTCATAGAAATGATTTAA
- a CDS encoding ABC transporter permease, whose amino-acid sequence MQTIKTIFKEISTKKFESLLIVIQLVITIIVLVQSYCNIKVLDYPKTQLKEINLDTKNIYQVDFVNAAFSKEFGEGFSNFNESLNKNIGIESIGSFDKTNTQFEELEKNNDFLNLRRSLTKGTFKEMYPEAIELYKVEYAIYDLMNINITEGRKLSELDFIVDNKDRPIPMLVSEEYKDVMYLNDILTSKLDDREYIVAGFFKKDLKWLDDSGHISKLLVPLNDKIITPYLDDSDPITASMIKCQARFYIHKGNSYTEVQNIIQEAKKFNLSVNVSSLDDQLEELKEQNKVTIFYGIFISAFVIILSCFGLSAIMFYSVNSRKREFGIRIMAGASIKHIKTLVVGEVVTLMGIALTISSIILFKMKHDQVIKNINSGFIPIMGEFSVGILFMVGLLLLVLSVLICLLPLIKVQNLQPKDLIGGMD is encoded by the coding sequence ATGCAAACAATAAAAACAATTTTTAAAGAAATTTCAACTAAAAAATTCGAGAGTTTGTTAATAGTAATTCAACTTGTTATAACTATTATTGTATTAGTTCAATCCTATTGTAATATAAAAGTATTAGATTATCCAAAAACGCAATTAAAAGAAATAAACTTAGATACAAAAAACATTTATCAAGTTGATTTTGTAAATGCCGCTTTTTCTAAAGAGTTTGGAGAAGGGTTTAGTAATTTTAATGAAAGTTTAAATAAAAACATAGGAATTGAAAGTATAGGAAGTTTTGATAAAACTAATACACAATTTGAAGAGCTAGAAAAAAACAATGATTTTTTAAACTTAAGACGAAGTTTAACAAAGGGAACATTTAAAGAAATGTATCCAGAGGCTATAGAATTATATAAAGTTGAATATGCAATTTATGATTTAATGAATATAAATATAACAGAAGGAAGAAAGTTAAGTGAATTAGATTTTATAGTAGACAATAAAGATAGGCCTATACCCATGTTGGTTAGTGAAGAATATAAGGATGTTATGTATTTAAATGATATATTAACAAGTAAGCTAGATGACAGAGAGTATATAGTAGCTGGTTTTTTTAAAAAAGATCTAAAATGGCTAGATGATAGTGGGCATATTTCAAAACTATTAGTGCCACTTAACGATAAAATTATAACACCCTATTTAGACGATAGTGATCCTATTACAGCTAGTATGATTAAATGTCAAGCTAGATTTTATATACATAAAGGTAATAGTTACACAGAAGTACAAAATATTATACAGGAAGCTAAAAAGTTCAACTTATCAGTTAATGTTTCTAGTTTAGATGATCAATTAGAAGAATTAAAGGAACAAAATAAGGTTACAATTTTTTATGGTATTTTTATTTCTGCTTTTGTAATTATACTTTCATGCTTTGGATTATCTGCAATTATGTTTTATTCAGTAAATTCTAGAAAAAGGGAGTTCGGTATAAGGATTATGGCAGGTGCAAGCATTAAACATATAAAGACTTTAGTGGTAGGAGAAGTAGTTACCCTTATGGGCATAGCTTTAACAATTTCTAGTATAATATTATTTAAAATGAAGCATGATCAAGTTATAAAGAATATTAATTCAGGGTTTATTCCTATCATGGGTGAATTTTCAGTAGGGATACTGTTTATGGTAGGTTTATTACTGCTGGTATTATCAGTTTTAATTTGTTTATTACCTTTAATAAAAGTACAAAATCTTCAACCTAAAGATTTAATAGGAGGAATGGATTAA
- a CDS encoding class I SAM-dependent methyltransferase, with translation MEDAKKEKVKVLDIGFGTGILTKKLYDDGYEIYGIDFSERMIEIAKEKMPLAKLFQYDFSKGLPKELEDVKFDYIISTYAMHHLEDKDKIKFVNKLDKHLSNNGEIIIGDVAFETRELLEQCKIGSGDYWDDEEIYIVFDELKESFPKNNITFIFISHCAGIIQYKRLL, from the coding sequence ATAGAAGACGCTAAGAAAGAAAAAGTAAAAGTATTGGATATTGGATTTGGTACAGGAATATTAACAAAAAAACTGTATGATGATGGATATGAGATATATGGGATTGACTTCTCGGAAAGAATGATAGAAATAGCAAAAGAAAAAATGCCTTTAGCTAAGTTATTCCAATATGATTTTTCTAAAGGTTTACCGAAAGAACTGGAAGATGTAAAGTTTGATTATATTATAAGTACTTACGCAATGCATCATTTAGAAGATAAAGATAAAATTAAGTTTGTTAATAAATTAGATAAACATCTCTCTAATAATGGCGAGATTATTATTGGAGATGTAGCATTTGAAACGAGAGAGTTACTAGAGCAGTGTAAAATAGGTTCTGGTGATTATTGGGATGATGAAGAAATATATATTGTATTTGACGAGTTAAAAGAATCTTTCCCTAAAAACAATATAACTTTCATATTTATATCTCATTGTGCAGGAATTATTCAGTATAAAAGACTGTTATAG
- a CDS encoding anti sigma factor C-terminal domain-containing protein — protein sequence MNYDAITKLYMTQGSIIYKYLIKLGCSKQEAEDILQESFTRAMEHMDGVRVEKLRSWLFTVSINIFRTFKKRNNRLSFSLDEALDNYKRFLNNLQFDFKNSDYKNEFSSIYSTLKAKDQLEGDNVDIIGVVVYGSPEELQKLSTNPHIKASSVGVITKDIIFN from the coding sequence ATGAATTACGATGCTATTACTAAGTTATATATGACACAAGGTAGTATTATTTATAAATATCTTATAAAGCTTGGATGTTCAAAGCAAGAAGCTGAGGATATACTTCAAGAATCCTTCACTAGGGCCATGGAACATATGGATGGTGTGAGGGTAGAAAAACTTCGTTCTTGGTTATTTACTGTATCTATTAATATTTTTAGGACCTTTAAAAAAAGAAATAATAGATTAAGTTTTTCTTTAGATGAAGCATTAGATAATTACAAAAGGTTTTTAAATAATCTTCAGTTTGATTTTAAAAATAGTGATTATAAAAATGAGTTTAGTAGTATCTATTCTACACTAAAGGCAAAGGATCAGTTAGAAGGAGATAATGTAGATATAATAGGTGTAGTGGTTTATGGTAGTCCAGAGGAATTACAAAAGTTAAGTACAAATCCACATATAAAGGCATCCAGTGTAGGCGTTATAACTAAGGATATAATTTTTAATTGA
- a CDS encoding DUF3343 domain-containing protein — MNSNGNIKNYVLFPSHSSGLALETILKDHKIKYTIVPTPRELSTCCGISMEYNKEDEKVIKELVEENNIKVLGFHSIEKRYKNIYS, encoded by the coding sequence ATGAACAGTAATGGAAATATAAAAAATTATGTATTATTTCCTTCGCATAGTAGTGGACTTGCCCTAGAAACTATACTAAAAGATCATAAAATAAAATATACCATAGTACCAACACCAAGAGAACTTTCAACTTGTTGTGGTATATCAATGGAATACAATAAAGAAGATGAGAAGGTCATAAAAGAACTAGTAGAAGAAAATAATATTAAGGTCTTAGGCTTTCATAGCATAGAAAAAAGGTATAAGAATATTTATAGTTAA
- a CDS encoding ABC transporter ATP-binding protein gives MQLIELKDVTKIYGKDDWKTVALKNVSLSINSGEFVAIMGASGSGKSTLLNVIGCMDIPTKGEYLLKGKKVNDLSNKELSIIRNSTVSFIFQHFALMKEYSVYDNVELPLSFRKISKKVKKETVFKYLKRLGIEEKVSKKPNQLSGGQQQRVAIARALCSESEIILADEPTGALDQKSGSELMELLTEINKEGKTVIIITHDPIVAAYCKRVITISDGEIIKSDEAIKSDEAID, from the coding sequence ATGCAACTTATTGAACTAAAAGATGTAACTAAGATATATGGAAAAGATGATTGGAAGACAGTAGCTTTAAAGAATGTAAGTTTAAGTATAAATTCAGGTGAATTCGTAGCTATAATGGGAGCATCTGGTTCTGGGAAGTCAACTCTATTAAATGTTATTGGGTGCATGGATATACCAACTAAAGGGGAATACTTACTTAAAGGGAAAAAGGTAAATGATCTTAGTAATAAAGAATTAAGTATTATAAGGAATTCTACTGTAAGCTTTATATTTCAACACTTTGCATTAATGAAAGAGTACTCAGTATATGATAATGTAGAGCTTCCTCTAAGTTTTAGGAAAATTTCTAAAAAGGTAAAAAAAGAAACGGTTTTTAAGTATTTGAAAAGACTTGGTATAGAAGAAAAGGTTAGTAAGAAGCCAAACCAACTATCAGGTGGACAACAACAAAGAGTAGCTATTGCTAGAGCATTATGTAGTGAATCGGAAATAATTTTAGCAGATGAGCCTACTGGAGCACTTGATCAAAAAAGCGGAAGTGAATTAATGGAATTACTTACTGAAATAAATAAAGAGGGAAAGACAGTTATTATAATAACTCATGACCCTATAGTAGCAGCTTATTGCAAAAGGGTAATCACTATAAGTGATGGTGAAATAATTAAATCTGATGAAGCAATTAAATCTGATGAAGCAATTGATTAA
- a CDS encoding nucleotide pyrophosphohydrolase yields the protein MEEIKKRVRKFRDDREWSQFHTPENLAKAISIEAGELLEHFLWNNNYDKEAVGEELADVMVYCLHMADSLGVNIEDIIEKKMDKNEKKYPVEKARGTSKKYTEL from the coding sequence ATGGAAGAGATAAAAAAGAGAGTAAGAAAATTCAGAGATGATAGAGAATGGTCACAATTCCACACCCCGGAAAACTTAGCCAAGGCAATAAGTATAGAAGCTGGTGAATTACTAGAACACTTCCTTTGGAATAATAACTATGATAAAGAAGCTGTGGGAGAAGAACTAGCTGATGTTATGGTTTATTGCTTACATATGGCAGATTCCCTAGGGGTTAATATAGAAGATATAATAGAAAAAAAGATGGATAAGAATGAAAAGAAATATCCAGTAGAAAAAGCAAGAGGAACAAGCAAAAAATACACTGAACTTTAA
- a CDS encoding GNAT family N-acetyltransferase — MCEILLINDKKYIYRCNYKDDIVLRNSFNSLTEKTYGFNFKQWYEDGYWKDKYIPYSLLDGDKVVSNVSVNIIDFLILGEQKRFVQIGTVMTDEEYRGQGLSRALMEVVLKEWEDKCDLIYLFANNSVLNFYPKFGFEQCNEYQYSINKIKEDKSEKIRKMIMDNDKDREAVYNIACNTIPISKVSMKSNISLIMFYCTYFMKDSIYYLEDYDAVVICDLNEDVLSVKDVFATKEIELDKIINAMMSEKTKKIVLGFTPNDISCYEKSLVNEEDTTLFIKMGKDNPFKKGDLMFPILSHA; from the coding sequence GTGTGTGAAATTTTATTAATTAATGATAAAAAATATATTTATAGGTGTAATTACAAAGATGATATTGTTTTAAGAAATAGTTTTAATAGCTTAACAGAAAAAACTTATGGTTTTAATTTTAAACAATGGTATGAGGATGGCTATTGGAAAGACAAATATATACCATATTCTTTGTTAGATGGAGATAAAGTAGTATCTAATGTTTCAGTAAATATTATAGATTTTTTAATTTTAGGAGAACAAAAGAGATTTGTACAAATTGGAACGGTTATGACAGATGAAGAGTATAGAGGACAAGGATTAAGCAGAGCCCTTATGGAGGTAGTATTAAAAGAATGGGAGGATAAATGTGATCTTATTTATCTTTTTGCTAATAACAGTGTTCTTAATTTCTACCCAAAGTTTGGATTTGAGCAGTGTAATGAATATCAGTATTCAATAAACAAAATTAAAGAGGATAAGTCAGAGAAAATAAGAAAGATGATTATGGATAATGATAAGGATAGAGAAGCTGTTTATAATATCGCTTGTAATACAATACCTATTTCAAAGGTTTCTATGAAAAGTAACATATCTCTTATAATGTTTTATTGTACGTATTTTATGAAGGACAGTATTTATTATCTTGAAGACTATGATGCTGTTGTTATTTGTGATCTTAATGAGGATGTTTTAAGTGTGAAAGATGTATTTGCTACAAAAGAAATAGAATTAGATAAAATTATTAATGCAATGATGAGTGAGAAAACTAAGAAAATAGTCTTAGGGTTTACTCCAAATGATATTTCTTGCTATGAAAAGAGTTTAGTAAATGAGGAAGATACTACTCTTTTTATTAAGATGGGAAAAGATAATCCATTTAAAAAAGGAGATTTAATGTTTCCTATATTGTCTCATGCATAA
- a CDS encoding anti sigma factor C-terminal domain-containing protein, translating into MKEDNVEFFPDDKQLKKAYKKSKRLSTIRTIIIVILVVIPLYIINVMISYKMGIKHYEELQKGIEIKNPNAYISNVNGSIGFIGGTFEYTVSKVIGRKNINLYNKNSSYGFGLKFNRFTIGSGKGGHRQGEWPDRIDSSGNLTMMVFHPDIEYKEYKDDIALLNKVSTDSLLEMTLSFDKKYKINEISDILPTTQISELLIDGYTKEKMEVYKKEALEYDGKVTYIRESDFIGFKSPERVNYYEANEALDNYKRFLDNLQFGFKNSDYKNEFSSIYSTLKAKDQLEGDNVDIIGVVVYGSPEELQKLSTNPHIKSSSVGIITKDIIFK; encoded by the coding sequence ATGAAAGAGGATAATGTGGAGTTTTTCCCAGATGATAAACAACTAAAAAAGGCATACAAAAAATCAAAAAGATTAAGTACCATCAGAACAATTATAATAGTTATCCTAGTGGTGATACCGCTATACATAATTAATGTTATGATTAGTTATAAGATGGGAATTAAGCATTATGAGGAGTTACAAAAGGGTATAGAAATTAAAAATCCTAATGCTTATATTAGCAATGTAAATGGTTCTATAGGATTTATTGGAGGAACTTTTGAATATACAGTCTCTAAAGTTATTGGTAGAAAGAATATAAATTTATATAATAAAAATAGCAGCTATGGATTTGGACTTAAGTTTAATAGGTTTACCATAGGTTCAGGTAAAGGAGGGCATAGGCAAGGTGAGTGGCCTGATCGCATTGATAGTTCAGGGAATCTAACTATGATGGTCTTTCACCCAGATATTGAGTATAAAGAGTATAAAGATGATATAGCTTTACTAAATAAAGTAAGTACTGACTCATTATTAGAGATGACTTTATCCTTTGATAAAAAGTATAAAATTAATGAAATTTCAGATATCCTGCCGACAACTCAAATATCTGAGCTATTAATAGATGGTTATACAAAAGAGAAAATGGAAGTTTATAAAAAGGAAGCTTTAGAATATGACGGAAAGGTAACCTATATTAGAGAGTCGGATTTTATAGGTTTTAAGTCACCTGAAAGGGTTAATTATTATGAAGCTAATGAAGCATTAGATAATTACAAAAGGTTTTTAGATAATCTCCAATTTGGTTTTAAAAATAGTGATTATAAAAATGAATTTAGTAGTATCTATTCTACACTAAAGGCAAAGGATCAGTTAGAAGGAGATAATGTAGATATAATAGGTGTAGTGGTTTATGGTAGCCCAGAGGAATTACAAAAGTTAAGTACAAATCCACATATAAAGTCATCCAGTGTAGGCATTATAACTAAGGATATAATTTTTAAATAA
- a CDS encoding RNA polymerase sigma factor: MNYDAITKLYMTQGSIIYKYLIKLGCSKQEAEDILQESFTRAMEHMDGVRVEKLRSWLFTVSINIFRTFKKRNNRLSFSLDEKQYCNNFYSEDDVESSILIEEQGKYVNEILEGLKEQYKTLLIMKYQADLSYKQISILLGIPESTVKTYLYRAREEFKERWRANYERG; this comes from the coding sequence ATGAATTACGATGCTATTACTAAGTTATATATGACACAAGGTAGTATTATTTATAAATATCTTATAAAGCTTGGATGTTCAAAGCAAGAAGCTGAGGATATACTTCAAGAATCCTTCACTAGGGCCATGGAACATATGGATGGTGTGAGGGTAGAAAAACTTCGTTCTTGGTTATTTACTGTATCTATTAATATTTTTAGGACCTTTAAAAAAAGAAATAATAGATTAAGTTTTTCTTTAGATGAAAAGCAGTATTGTAATAATTTTTATAGTGAAGATGACGTTGAAAGCTCAATATTAATAGAGGAACAAGGTAAATATGTTAATGAAATATTAGAAGGGTTAAAGGAACAATATAAGACTTTACTTATTATGAAATACCAGGCAGATTTAAGCTATAAACAAATTTCTATATTACTTGGTATCCCTGAAAGTACAGTTAAGACATATCTTTATAGGGCTAGAGAAGAATTTAAGGAAAGGTGGAGAGCTAATTATGAAAGAGGATAA
- a CDS encoding Vat family streptogramin A O-acetyltransferase, with translation MNKFGPNPKSIYPNEDIRSICYIKNVIKNPNIQVGDYTYYDDINGAKRFEEHVTHHYEFIGDKLIIGKFCAMAKGIEFVMNGANHRMKSITTYPFNIMGSGWEKATPILEDLPLKGDTVVGNDVWIGQNVTVMPGVNIGDGSIIAANSVVTKEVPPYHIAGGNPCKIIKKRFDDELIDYLLKLKWWDWSDEKIFKNLELLCSSDLDKIKSIE, from the coding sequence ATGAATAAATTTGGCCCAAATCCAAAGAGTATTTACCCTAATGAAGATATAAGGAGCATTTGTTATATAAAAAATGTTATTAAAAATCCTAATATTCAGGTTGGTGATTACACTTATTATGATGATATAAATGGAGCAAAAAGGTTCGAAGAACATGTTACACATCATTATGAATTTATAGGTGATAAACTTATTATAGGAAAATTTTGTGCAATGGCAAAAGGAATAGAATTTGTTATGAATGGTGCAAATCATAGAATGAAATCTATAACCACATATCCTTTTAATATTATGGGGAGTGGATGGGAAAAAGCTACACCTATCCTTGAAGATTTACCTCTAAAAGGTGATACTGTGGTTGGTAATGATGTATGGATTGGACAGAATGTTACAGTAATGCCTGGTGTGAATATTGGAGATGGTTCAATTATTGCTGCTAATTCTGTGGTAACAAAAGAGGTTCCCCCATATCATATTGCTGGAGGCAATCCATGTAAAATTATAAAAAAGAGATTTGATGATGAATTGATTGATTATTTATTAAAATTAAAATGGTGGGATTGGTCTGATGAAAAGATTTTTAAAAATCTTGAATTACTTTGTAGCTCAGATTTAGATAAAATTAAGTCCATCGAATAA
- a CDS encoding Vat family streptogramin A O-acetyltransferase translates to MNKFGPNPKSIYPNEDIKSICYIKNVIKNPNIQVGDYTYYDDINGAKRFEEHVTHHYEFIGDKLIIGKFCAMAKGIEFVMNGANHRMKSITTYPFNIMGSGWEKATPILEDLPLKGDTVVGNDVWIGQNVTVMPGVNIGDGSIIAANSVVTKEVPPYHIAGGNPCKIIKKRFDDELIDYLLKLKWWDWSDEKIFKNLELLCSSDLDKIKSIE, encoded by the coding sequence ATGAATAAATTTGGCCCAAATCCAAAGAGTATTTACCCTAATGAAGATATAAAGAGCATTTGTTATATAAAAAATGTTATTAAAAATCCTAATATTCAGGTTGGTGATTACACTTATTATGATGATATAAATGGAGCAAAAAGGTTCGAAGAACATGTTACACATCATTATGAATTTATAGGTGATAAACTTATTATAGGAAAATTTTGTGCAATGGCAAAAGGAATAGAATTTGTTATGAATGGTGCAAATCATAGAATGAAATCTATAACCACATATCCTTTTAATATTATGGGGAGTGGATGGGAAAAAGCTACACCTATCCTTGAAGATTTACCTCTAAAAGGTGATACTGTGGTTGGTAATGATGTATGGATTGGACAGAATGTTACAGTAATGCCTGGTGTGAATATTGGAGATGGTTCAATTATTGCTGCTAATTCTGTGGTAACAAAAGAGGTTCCCCCATATCATATTGCTGGAGGCAATCCATGTAAAATTATAAAAAAGAGATTTGATGATGAATTGATTGATTATTTATTAAAATTAAAATGGTGGGATTGGTCTGATGAAAAGATTTTTAAAAATCTTGAATTACTTTGTAGCTCAGATTTAGATAAAATTAAGTCCATCGAATAA